The following coding sequences are from one Clostridia bacterium window:
- a CDS encoding serine acetyltransferase, translating into MALDHDRLTRVAHALFEGEQQATVRAPSASKIVEWAEDVRRVLFWRHFGRDRKIATLGHLIEEVGALEWNLARLVHDTLCGDCGEQDGPCPELDRAFDLARAFTDSLPELRATLMEDAQAAYDGDPAARSLDEIILAYPGFFAITIYRVAHRLLELGVPLLPRMLTEYAHSRTGIDIHPGAEIGRHFFIDHGTGVVIGETARIGDRVKIYQGVTLGALSFPKDERGKVVRNTKRHPTIEDDVTIYAGATILGGRTVIGRGSEIGGNVWLIESVPPGSKVLNRPQIEVRA; encoded by the coding sequence ATGGCCTTGGACCATGATCGTTTGACGCGCGTCGCCCACGCGCTCTTCGAAGGCGAGCAACAGGCAACGGTGCGGGCGCCGTCCGCCAGCAAAATCGTCGAATGGGCGGAGGACGTGCGCCGCGTGCTGTTCTGGCGCCATTTCGGGCGGGATCGCAAGATCGCGACGCTCGGCCACCTCATCGAGGAGGTCGGCGCCCTGGAGTGGAACCTCGCGCGGCTCGTCCACGACACGCTGTGCGGGGATTGCGGGGAACAGGACGGCCCGTGCCCTGAACTGGACCGCGCCTTCGACCTGGCGCGCGCCTTCACCGATTCGCTGCCGGAACTGCGCGCCACGCTGATGGAGGACGCCCAGGCCGCATATGACGGCGACCCGGCCGCGCGCAGCCTGGACGAGATCATCCTCGCCTACCCCGGCTTCTTCGCGATCACGATCTACCGGGTGGCTCACCGGCTGCTGGAGCTCGGCGTCCCGTTGCTGCCGCGCATGCTGACCGAGTACGCGCACAGCCGGACGGGCATCGACATCCACCCCGGCGCCGAGATCGGCCGGCACTTCTTCATCGACCATGGCACGGGAGTCGTCATCGGCGAGACGGCGCGCATCGGCGACCGGGTCAAAATCTACCAGGGAGTGACCCTCGGCGCCCTCAGCTTCCCGAAGGACGAGCGCGGCAAGGTGGTGCGGAACACGAAGCGCCACCCCACCATCGAGGACGACGTCACCATCTACGCCGGCGCGACGATCCTCGGCGGGCGCACGGTGATCGGCCGCGGCTCCGAGATCGGGGGCAACGTGTGGCTGATTGAGTCGGTGCCGCCCGGAAGCAAGGTGTTGAACCGGCCGCAGATCGAGGTGCGCGCGTAG
- a CDS encoding DUF2203 domain-containing protein: protein MREGCEISEHSATLHPQRRRFTVAEANALVPRLRDLVLRLRTLHADVQSEFVRMERMRLKGYAREGNLIRLYDQAEATARLERMVADGNAIIEEIQNFGCVLKDIEAGIVDFPAEIDGRPVYLCWRCDDPWVMYYHEVDAGFQGRKPLPAHVP, encoded by the coding sequence GTGCGGGAGGGATGCGAAATTTCCGAGCACTCGGCCACACTTCATCCCCAGCGACGCCGCTTCACGGTCGCCGAAGCGAACGCCCTCGTCCCTCGCCTGCGAGACTTGGTCCTGCGGCTCCGGACCCTTCACGCGGACGTCCAGAGCGAATTCGTTCGCATGGAGCGTATGCGACTCAAAGGCTACGCGCGCGAAGGCAACCTGATCCGCCTGTACGACCAGGCCGAAGCCACGGCGCGGCTGGAGCGCATGGTCGCGGACGGCAACGCCATCATCGAAGAGATCCAGAACTTCGGTTGTGTCCTCAAGGACATCGAGGCCGGCATCGTCGACTTCCCCGCGGAGATCGACGGCCGTCCGGTCTATCTCTGCTGGCGGTGCGACGACCCATGGGTCATGTACTACCACGAGGTTGACGCCGGGTTTCAGGGCCGCAAGCCTCTGCCGGCGCACGTCCCGTGA
- a CDS encoding leucyl aminopeptidase, with protein MQYEISGRTAIDEAADALVVGGFAGGELTDAARACDERLGGALEEAYAAGFDGQPGATRVFFTAGRMPARHVVLAGLGPREETGTEDVRRAAAAAMRAAEAAGARVVRVEVFQVDLPGHVTAQAMTEAIGMALYRFDHHRAAAAGPRVETVGIHGEGTGLAAGVRRGRTLAEAVALARDLANEPGNVLPPRAFAERLRTLAQETGLSIEVWDEERLAAEGCGAILAVGGGSDNPPRLVALRYSCGQTGAPLLALVGKGITFDAGGLSIKTAAGMETMRMDKSGAAAVAGAMRAIAELRPGIDVLGVVALAENAISGRAYRPGDVIRTLSGKTVEVANTDAEGRLVLADAITYAVLQGARWIVDIATLTGAAVVALGREMGVIMASDADLGSAVQAAGAAAGERFWPLPVDPAYRELIKSSYADIRNAAREREAGSIVGGMFLREFAEETPWCHLDIAGAVSGQKRPYHPEAKDLANGFGTRTLALLAERLGAEQAE; from the coding sequence GTGCAGTATGAGATTTCGGGGCGGACGGCCATCGACGAGGCGGCCGACGCCCTCGTCGTCGGAGGCTTCGCGGGCGGCGAGCTGACGGACGCCGCGCGCGCGTGCGACGAGCGCCTCGGCGGTGCGCTCGAAGAGGCCTACGCCGCCGGTTTCGACGGGCAGCCGGGCGCGACGCGCGTCTTTTTCACCGCCGGCCGCATGCCGGCCAGGCACGTGGTCCTGGCCGGCCTGGGTCCGCGCGAGGAGACCGGCACGGAGGACGTGCGCCGCGCCGCGGCGGCGGCGATGCGGGCGGCCGAAGCCGCGGGCGCCCGGGTGGTGCGCGTCGAAGTCTTCCAGGTCGACCTGCCCGGTCACGTGACGGCGCAGGCGATGACCGAAGCCATCGGCATGGCGCTTTACCGGTTCGACCACCACCGTGCGGCCGCGGCCGGTCCGCGGGTGGAGACCGTCGGCATCCACGGCGAGGGGACGGGGTTGGCGGCCGGCGTTCGGCGCGGGCGCACCCTCGCCGAAGCGGTGGCCCTGGCGCGCGACCTCGCGAACGAACCCGGCAACGTCCTGCCCCCGCGGGCTTTCGCCGAGCGCCTTCGGACGCTTGCCCAGGAGACGGGCCTGTCCATCGAGGTCTGGGACGAGGAACGGCTGGCTGCCGAGGGTTGCGGCGCCATTCTCGCGGTCGGCGGCGGCAGCGACAACCCGCCCCGCCTCGTCGCGCTGCGGTATTCCTGCGGACAGACGGGCGCCCCCCTGCTCGCGCTCGTGGGCAAGGGGATCACGTTTGACGCCGGCGGCCTGTCGATCAAGACTGCGGCCGGCATGGAGACGATGCGCATGGACAAGTCCGGCGCGGCGGCCGTGGCCGGCGCCATGCGGGCGATCGCCGAGCTGCGGCCCGGAATCGACGTGCTCGGCGTCGTCGCTCTGGCGGAGAACGCGATCAGCGGCCGCGCCTACCGCCCGGGCGACGTCATCCGGACTCTGTCGGGCAAGACCGTGGAAGTCGCCAACACGGACGCGGAAGGCCGCCTCGTGCTCGCCGACGCCATCACGTACGCGGTCCTCCAGGGCGCACGCTGGATCGTCGACATCGCCACGCTCACCGGCGCGGCCGTCGTGGCCCTGGGCCGGGAGATGGGCGTGATCATGGCCAGCGACGCCGACCTGGGCAGCGCCGTCCAAGCCGCCGGCGCCGCCGCCGGCGAGCGCTTCTGGCCGCTGCCGGTCGACCCGGCGTACCGGGAGCTCATCAAGAGCTCGTACGCCGACATCCGCAACGCGGCGCGGGAACGGGAGGCCGGCTCCATCGTGGGGGGCATGTTCCTCCGGGAATTCGCGGAAGAGACGCCCTGGTGCCATCTCGACATCGCGGGCGCGGTCAGCGGCCAGAAGCGGCCCTACCACCCGGAGGCCAAGGACCTCGCCAACGGTTTCGGCACGCGCACGCTGGCGCTCCTCGCGGAACGCCTCGGCGCGGAGCAAGCCGAGTGA